One Roseburia rectibacter DNA window includes the following coding sequences:
- a CDS encoding ABC transporter ATP-binding protein gives MPSFVTFSNVGKIYHTGELDITALHDVNFEIEKGEFCVIVGASGAGKTTILNILGGMDSLSSGQVFLDGQEISGYDKKQLTSYRRFDIGFVFQFYNLVQNLTAIENVELAAQICKDPLPAAKVLEEVGLKDRLSNFPAQLSGGEQQRVAIARALAKNPKLLLCDEPTGALDYNTGKAVLKLLQDTCREKGKTVVVITHNQALTAMADRIITVKSGTVVSMEKNEYIADIADIEW, from the coding sequence ATGCCATCATTTGTAACCTTTTCGAACGTGGGCAAAATCTACCATACCGGTGAACTTGATATCACTGCTCTCCACGACGTTAACTTTGAGATCGAAAAAGGAGAATTCTGCGTTATCGTCGGTGCATCCGGCGCCGGAAAAACCACTATTTTAAATATTTTAGGAGGAATGGATTCCTTAAGCAGCGGACAGGTGTTTTTAGACGGACAGGAAATTTCAGGCTACGACAAAAAACAGCTTACTTCCTACCGGCGTTTTGACATTGGATTTGTGTTTCAGTTTTACAACCTCGTACAGAATCTGACAGCAATTGAAAATGTGGAGTTAGCCGCACAGATCTGTAAAGATCCGCTTCCGGCAGCAAAAGTGCTTGAGGAAGTCGGATTAAAGGATCGTTTGTCCAATTTCCCGGCACAGCTTTCCGGCGGAGAACAGCAGCGCGTGGCGATCGCACGTGCACTTGCCAAAAATCCAAAGCTCTTACTCTGTGATGAACCGACAGGGGCACTTGATTACAATACCGGAAAAGCAGTTTTAAAATTATTGCAGGATACCTGCCGCGAAAAAGGAAAGACGGTTGTTGTCATCACACATAATCAGGCACTGACAGCGATGGCAGACCGCATCATTACGGTAAAGAGCGGAACGGTCGTGTCCATGGAAAAAAATGAGTACATTGCAGATATTGCAGATATAGAGTGGTAG
- the sufU gene encoding Fe-S cluster assembly sulfur transfer protein SufU encodes MESRSFYNTILTEHNLHPLHKQVLKDANFALEGVNPSCGDDIVLQLKVEDGKITDGAFAGSGCAVSQASADMMLDLIIGRTKEEALELSDIFLKMIHDEATPEEIDRLEEASSLQDISHMPARVKCAVLGWHTMEEMLNDK; translated from the coding sequence ATGGAGAGTAGAAGTTTTTACAATACGATTCTGACAGAGCACAACTTACATCCGCTGCATAAGCAGGTTTTAAAGGATGCAAATTTTGCATTAGAAGGTGTGAATCCAAGCTGTGGAGATGATATTGTACTTCAGCTTAAGGTGGAAGATGGAAAAATAACGGATGGCGCATTTGCCGGAAGCGGGTGTGCTGTTTCACAGGCTTCTGCGGACATGATGCTTGATCTTATCATCGGAAGAACAAAAGAGGAGGCACTGGAACTTTCGGATATATTTTTAAAAATGATTCATGATGAAGCGACACCGGAGGAAATTGACAGACTTGAGGAGGCATCCTCGCTTCAGGATATCTCTCATATGCCTGCCCGTGTAAAATGTGCGGTGCTTGGCTGGCACACGATGGAAGAAATGTTAAATGATAAATAA